The following are from one region of the Halarcobacter sp. genome:
- a CDS encoding HAD family hydrolase, which yields MEKIILFDLDGTLIDSTDAILSTFHHTFKEMKYDFKGEDEDIKSLIGHPLDIMFQDLGVPQDIVWDYVDTYKKRYREISKQQTELLKFAKEAIELANTFARLSVVTTKTGLYSIELLEHLKLMEYFEFVTGREHVENPKPHPEPIHKTLDLMKIEGTCDIWMVGDTELDLIAANSAGVNSVGVLCGYGKENTLKEYTSYIAPNPLEAVKIIKNLSQI from the coding sequence TTGGAAAAAATTATACTTTTTGACTTAGATGGGACACTAATCGACTCAACAGATGCAATACTTTCAACTTTTCATCATACATTTAAAGAGATGAAATATGATTTTAAAGGTGAAGATGAAGATATAAAATCTTTAATTGGTCACCCTTTAGATATTATGTTCCAAGACTTAGGTGTACCTCAAGATATAGTTTGGGATTATGTGGATACTTATAAAAAAAGATACAGAGAGATATCAAAACAACAAACAGAGCTATTAAAATTTGCAAAAGAAGCAATAGAGTTAGCAAACACTTTTGCAAGGCTATCTGTAGTTACAACAAAAACAGGACTTTATAGTATTGAATTACTAGAGCATTTAAAACTTATGGAATATTTTGAATTTGTTACAGGTAGAGAGCATGTAGAAAATCCAAAACCTCATCCAGAACCAATCCATAAAACTTTAGATCTAATGAAAATAGAAGGAACTTGTGATATTTGGATGGTTGGAGATACAGAACTTGATTTAATAGCTGCAAATAGTGCCGGAGTTAATTCAGTTGGAGTACTTTGCGGATATGGGAAAGAAAACACATTAAAAGAATATACTTCTTATATTGCACCTAACCCTTTAGAAGCTGTAAAAATTATAAAAAATCTTTCACAAATTTAA